A stretch of the Panicum virgatum strain AP13 chromosome 9N, P.virgatum_v5, whole genome shotgun sequence genome encodes the following:
- the LOC120687554 gene encoding probable enoyl-CoA hydratase 1, peroxisomal yields the protein MGATSPDSGDLILVEPARPGSPVAVVTINRPSALNALTKPMMGSLAAAFRRLGADDAVAAVVLAGRGRAFCSGVDLTAAEEVFKGDVKDVATDPVAQMELCRKPIVGAVAGFAVTAGFEIALACDILVAGRSAKFLDTHAKFGIFPSWGLSQKLSRVIGPNRAREVSLTCMPVTAEMAERWGLVNHVVDDTEVLNKAIQVAEAIARNNQNLVVLYKSVINDGFQLDLKHAQALEKERGHKYYSGMTKEQFANMQKFIQGRSSKPSSKL from the exons ATGGGCGCCACATCGCCGGACTCCGGCGACCTCATCCTGGTGGAGCCGGCGCGGCCGGGGTCCCCGGTCGCCGTGGTGACCATCAACCGGCCTTCGGCGCTGAACGCGCTGACGAAGCCCATGATGGGCTCCCTGGCGGCCGCGTTCCGGCGGCTGGGCGCCGACGACGCCGTGGCGGCGGTCGTGCTcgcgggccgcggccgcgccttcTGCTCCGGGGTGGACctgacggcggcggaggaggtgttCAAGGGCGACGTCAAGGACGTCGCCACCGACCCCGTCGCGCAGATGGAGCTCTGCCGCAAGCCCAtcgtcggcgccgtcgccgggttCGCCGTCACCGCCGGGTTCGAGATCGCCCTCGCCTGCGACATCCTCGTGGCCGGGCGCTCCGCCAAGTTCCTCGACACCCACGCCAA ATTTGGTATATTTCCTTCCTGGGGTCTTTCGCAGAAGCTTTCTCGCGTCATTGGGCCGAACAGAGCACGGGAAGTGTCACTAACCTGCATGCCTGTTACTGCTGAAATGGCGGAGAGATGGGGGCTTGTCAACCACGTTGTGGATGACACTGAGGTGCTGAATAAGGCAATACAGGTTGCCGAGGCTATTGCAAGGAACAACCAAAACTTAGTCGTGTTATACAAATCGGTTATAAATGATGGGTTTCAGCTGGACTTGAAGCATGCTCAAGCACTTGAGAAG GAAAGAGGTCACAAGTATTACAGTGGCATGACGAAGGAGCAATTCGCTAATATGCAGAAATTCATTCAGGGCCGGAGTTCTAAACCATCATCGAAGCTGTAG
- the LOC120692387 gene encoding GDSL esterase/lipase At4g16230-like, which translates to MRPPHELRPRVAARFIVLAYLAVLAPTHVAGGGMPATFIFGDSLVDAGNNNYIASLSKANYPPNGIDFLGHQPTGRYTNGRTIVDILAQEMGLGGFTPPYMAPETTGDAVMRGVNYASGGGGILNQTGSIFGGRLNLDAQIDNYANSRHDLIARHGEVAAVSLLRGALFTVTMGSNDFINNYLTPIFSVPERATTPPAAFIGAMIAKYRQQLTRLYLLDARTVVVANVGPIGCIPYQRETNPSAGTACAEFPNQLARAFNRRLRALVDELGAALPGSRFVYADVYHIVSDIIANYRSHGFEVADSACCYAGGRFGGLVPCGPTSRYCADRSKYVFWDPYHPSDAANALIARRILDGGPADVSPVNVRQLITG; encoded by the exons ATGCGTCCTCCGCACGAGCTGCGGCCCAGAGTGGCAGCCCGTTTCATCGTACTGGCTTACCTCGCCGTGCTTGCACCTACTCACGTTGCCGGCGGTGGCATGCCGGCGACCTTCATCTTCGGCGACTCCCTCGTCGACGCCGGCAACAACAACTACATCGCCTCCCTTTCCAAGGCGAATTACCCCCCGAACGGCATCGACTTCCTCGGCCACCAGCCCACCGGCCGGTACACCAACGGCCGGACCATCGTCGACATTCTAG CGCAGGAGATGGGGCTGGGAGGGTTCACCCCGCCGTACATGGCCCCGGAGACCACGGGCGACGCCGTGATGAGGGGCGTCAACTACgcgtccggcggcggaggcatccTGAACCAAACCGGCAGCATCTTC GGCGGTCGCCTGAACTTGGACGCCCAGATCGACAACTACGCCAACAGCCGGCACGACCTGATCGCCCGgcacggggaggtggcggcggtgagcCTCTTGCGGGGCGCGCTCTTCACCGTCACCATGGGCTCCAACGACTTCATCAACAACTACCTCACTCCCATCTTCTCCGTGCCGGAGCGCGccacgacgccgccggccgccttcaTCGGCGCCATGATCGCCAAGTACCGCCAGCAGCTCACG AGGCTGTACCTCCTGGACGCCCGCACGGTGGTGGTGGCGAACGTGGGGCCGATCGGCTGCATCCCGTACCAGAGGGAGACGAACCCGTCGGCCGGCACGGCCTGCGCTGAGTTCCCGAACCAGCTGGCGCGGGCCTTCAACCGGCGGCTCCGGGCGCTGGTGGACGAGCTGGGCGCCGCCCTCCCCGGCTCCCGCTTCGTCTACGCCGACGTCTACCACATCGTCTCCGACATCATCGCCAACTACAGATCTCACG GGTTCGAGGTGGCGGACTCGGCGTGCTGCTACGCGGGCGGGCGGTTCGGCGGGCTGGTGCCGTGCGGGCCGACGTCGCGGTACTGCGCCGACAGGTCCAAGTACGTGTTCTGGGACCCCTACCACCCCAGCGACGCCGCCAACGCGCTCATCGCCCGCCGGATCCTCGACGGCGGCCCCGCGGACGTCTCGCCGGTCAACGTGCGCCAGCTGATCACGGGCTGA